A window from Podospora bellae-mahoneyi strain CBS 112042 chromosome 1 map unlocalized CBS112042p_1, whole genome shotgun sequence encodes these proteins:
- the CLF1 gene encoding NineTeen Complex (NTC) component (COG:A; EggNog:ENOG503NVIZ), producing the protein METSRGPPRVKNKAAAPVQISAEQLLREAVDRQEVALQKPTQRFEDLEELKEYQGRKRREYEDYVRRNRVRLANWLQYAQWELEQKELARARSVFERALDVHPNNTQLWIRYIEAEIKSRNINHARNLLDRAVTRLPRVSSLWYKYLYVMEMLGDIPGTRQVFDRWMQWHPDENAWAAYIRLEKRYGEYDRAREIFRAFTTVHPEPRTWLKWAKFEEEHGTTDLVREVFQTAIQTIAELLGDDAVDEKIFIAFARYEARLGEYERARAIYRFGLDNLPRSKSMILHAQYTTFEKQFGDREGVEDVIITKRRRLYEEQVKENPKNYDVWFDFARLEESGGNADRVREVYERAIAQVPPTQEKRHWRRYIFLFLFYAIWEEREAKDIERARQIYDTCLGLIPHKKFTFAKIWVAKAHFEIRLGQLTTARKTLGRAIGMCPKDKLFKEYILLEKKLYEFERCRTLYEKHVMYNPANCQTWIKWAEIERGLDDLERTRAIFELAISQPVLDMPEVVWKAYIDFEEEEGEYERTRELYERLLAKADHPKVWISYAQFEINIPEADEGGEEDEDEERPVSEEAKERARKIFERAHKSMKERELKAERVSLLNAWLAFEKTHGSPEDVEKVNKQMPRKTKKKRKLEDDTWEEYVDYIFPADDQQTRSLSNLLAMANAWKQQTGGKIGGEE; encoded by the coding sequence ATGGAGACATCACGTGGCCCACCAAGggtcaagaacaaggccGCCGCGCCTGTGCAGATTTCCGCCGAGCAGTTGCTTCGCGAGGCCGTCGATAGGCAAGAGGTCGCCCTCCAGAAGCCAACACAGCGCTTTGAGGATCTCGAAGAGTTGAAGGAGTACCAAGGTCGGAAACGTCGCGAGTATGAAGATTACGTTCGCCGAAACCGCGTTCGATTGGCAAACTGGCTTCAGTATGCCCAGTGGGAGCTTGAGCAGAAAGAGCTTGCGCGCGCCCGGTCTGTCTTTGAGCGCGCCCTCGATGTTcaccccaacaacactcAGCTTTGGATTCGATACATCGAGGCCGAGATAAAGAGCCGTAATATCAACCATGCGCGCAACCTCCTCGACCGCGCCGTCACCCGGCTGCCTCGCGTGTCGTCTCTGTGGTACAAGTATCTTTATGTCATGGAGATGCTGGGCGATATCCCCGGGACCCGTCAGGTATTCGATCGGTGGATGCAATGGCACCCAGATGAGAACGCGTGGGCGGCCTACATCCGTCTCGAGAAGCGATATGGCGAATATGAcagggcgagggagatttTTCGCGCCTTCACCACGGTGCACCCAGAACCGAGGACATGGCTGAAATGGGCCAAATTTGAGGAGGAACACGGAACGACCGATCTGGTGCGCGAAGTCTTTCAGACGGCAATACAAACCATTGCTGAGCTGCTGGGCGATGATGCGGTTGACGAAAAGATATTCATTGCTTTTGCCAGATACGAGGCACGCTTGGGCGAATATGAACGGGCGCGGGCTATCTACAGATTCGGtcttgacaacctcccaAGGTCCAAATCCATGATTCTTCATGCTCAGTACACCACTTTCGAAAAGCAGTTTGGTGACcgagagggagtggaggacgtcatcatcacaaagaggaggaggctttaTGAGGAGCAAGTGAAGGAGAACCCCAAGAACTACGATGTCTGGTTTGACTTTGCAAGGTTGGAAGAGAGCGGAGGCAATGCAGACCGTGTCCGTGAGGTTTACGAAAGGGCAATTGCTCAAGTGCCTCCCACTCAGGAGAAGCGCCACTGGAGGCGATACATATTTCTGTTCCTCTTCTACGCGAtatgggaggagagggaagcCAAGGATATCGAACGTGCCCGGCAAATTTACGACACCTGTCTAGGATTGATCCCCCACAAGAAGTTCACCTTTGCCAAAATCTGGGTGGCCAAAGCTCACTTTGAGATCCGGCTGGGACAGCTTACCACTGCCCGAAAGACCCTGGGACGGGCCATTGGGATGTGTCCCAAGGACAAGCTCTTCAAAGAAtacatcctcctcgagaaAAAGCTGTACGAGTTCGAGAGGTGCCGGACCCTGTATGAGAAGCATGTCATGTACAATCCCGCCAACTGCCAAACATGGATCAAGTGGGCCGAGATTGAACGAGGCCTTGACGACCTGGAACGGACCCGCGCCATCTTCGAGCTCGCCATCAGTCAGCCAGTCCTGGACATGCCGGAAGTGGTGTGGAAAGCCTACATTGATttcgaggaagaagagggcgagTACGAGAGGACTCGCGAGCTGTACGAGCGCCTTCTTGCCAAGGCCGACCACCCCAAGGTCTGGATCAGCTACGCACAGTTCGAGATCAACATCCCAGAAGCggacgagggcggcgaggaggacgaggacgaggagcgCCCGGTGagcgaggaggccaaggagaggGCTCGCAAGATCTTTGAGCGTGCTCACAAGAGCatgaaggagagagagctcAAGGCCGAGCGGGTGTCGCTGCTCAACGCGTGGTTGGCATTCGAGAAGACGCACGGCTCGCCAGAGGACGTCGAAAAGGTGAACAAACAGATGCCGAGGAAaacgaagaagaaaagaaagctgGAGGACGATACGTGGGAGGAGTATGTCGACTACATCTTCCCTGCGGACGACCAACAGACCAGGAGCTTGTCCAACTTGCTTGCCATGGCCAATGCCTGGAAGCAACAGACGGGTGGAAAgattggtggggaggaatgA
- the GCV1 gene encoding Aminomethyltransferase, mitochondrial (EggNog:ENOG503NUHA; BUSCO:EOG09263J6Z; COG:E), whose protein sequence is MQSTRSTALSRALRTAVRSHPPTAKRHTSSVALLSQRFQFQSQHQQHQPQNILSRPAASFTPSLTQQTRHASSSTTPQTDLQKTPLYYLHLSHGGKMVPFGGFHMPVQYSSLGVAQSHLFTRSHASLFDVSHMVQRLILGPGAAAFLERITPSDCKNLETHKSTLSALMTLDGKGGISDDTIITKLAEDKFYVVTNAGCRGKDNNYIDREMAKWNTEMGHEGLKVREEQLDGWGLVAVQGPKAEEILQGVLAEEGVDLKKLLFGGSLYAKVKYGGGKVSSPLLISRGGYTGEDGFEISIPPAETVGVTEAFLAAGPEEIQLAGLGARDSLRLEAGMCLYGHDLNDSITPVEAGLSWIIPKERRSENAGYYGADVIAKQLVPRSKGGVGVHRRRIGLLVEGAPAREGAEIVSRSEDGKEAISLGTVTSGCPSPSLGKNIAMGYIKDGFHKAGTEVDILVRGRPRKAVVTKMPFVPTKYWKGTAPA, encoded by the coding sequence ATGCAATCTACCAGATCAACTGCGCTCTCACGAGCACTGCGGACTGCTGTCCGCAGTCACCCCCCCACCGCAAAGCGGCACACTAGCTCAGTTGCTTTGCTGTCACAGAGATTCCAATTTCAGTcgcaacatcagcaacaccagccaCAAAATATCCTCTCCCGCCCAGCAGCATCTTTCACACCGTCTCTCACACAACAAACCCGCcatgcctcctcctccacgacccCCCAAACTGACCTCCAAAAAACCCCCCTCTACtacctccacctctcccacggCGGCAAAATGGTCCCCTTCGGCGGCTTCCACATGCCAGTCCAATATTCCTCCCTCGGCGTCGCCCAATCCCACCTCTTCACCCGCTCCCAcgcctccctcttcgacGTCTCCCACATGGTCCAACGTCTCATCCTCGGCCCGGGCGCCGCCGCTTTCCTAGAGCGGATAACCCCCAGCGACTGCAAGAATCTCGAGACCCACAAGTCGACCCTCTCGGCGCTCATGACGCTGGATGGAAAAGGTGGGATTTCGGAcgacaccatcatcaccaagctgGCCGAGGACAAGTTTTATGTTGTGACCAATGCTGGGTGCAGGGGAAAGGACAACAACTATATTGATCGGGAGATGGCAAAATGGAATACCGAAATGGGGCATGAGGGATTGAAGGTTAGGGAGGAGCAGCTGgatgggtgggggttggttgctgtTCAGGGGCcaaaggcggaggagatttTGCAGGGGGTTTTGGCagaagagggggtggatttgaAGAAGCTGCTTTTTGGGGGGAGTTTGTACGCCAAGGTGAAGtatgggggtgggaaggtaAGCAGCCCGCTTTTGATCAGCAGGGGGGGTTATACCGGTGAGGATGGTTTCGAGATTTCGATCCCCCCTGCTGAGACGGTGGGTGTTACCGAGGCCTTCCTCGCTGCTGGGCCGGAGGAGATCCAGCTTGCTGGGTTGGGCGCGAGAGATAGCTTGCGGTTGGAGGCGGGCATGTGTCTGTACGGGCATGACCTCAACGACTCCATTACTCCTGTTGAGGCTGGGTTGAGCTGGATTATTCccaaggagaggaggtcggAGAACGCCGGTTACTACGGCGCTGATGTCATCGCCAAGCAGCTCGTCCCTAGGAGCAAAGGGGGCGTGGGTGTCCACCGTCGCCGGATCGGTCTGCTTGTCGAGGGTGCGCCCGCGAGAGAAGGGGCCGAGATTGTCTCCCGCAGTGAGGATGGCAAGGAGGCGATTAGCTTGGGGACTGTGACGAGTGGGTGCCCTAGCCCGAGCCTGGGCAAGAACATCGCCATGGGATACATCAAGGATGGTTTCCACAAGGCTGGCACCGAGGTCGACATTTTGGTGCGTGGCCGGCCaaggaaggcggtggtgacCAAGATGCCGTTTGTGCCGACCAAGTACTGGAAGGGAACCGCCCCGGCGTAA